A single region of the Thermoanaerobacterium aotearoense genome encodes:
- a CDS encoding adenosylcobalamin-dependent ribonucleoside-diphosphate reductase, producing MNLTENSKKVLERRYLAKDENGRVIETVEELFERVAKAISDVDKEYDINADTEAVKKRFYEMMTSFDFLPNSPTLMNAGRPLGQLSACFVLPVGDSMEEIFDAVKYAAIIHKSGGGTGFSFSRLRPKGATVRSTGGVASGPVSFMKVFNSATEAVKQGGTRRGANMGILRIDHPDILEFIQCKQDNNEITNFNISVGITEDFMEAVEKGQDYDLIDPHTNKVVKSLNAREVFKLIVEMAWKNGEPGIVFLDRINEKNPTPLVGEIESTNPCVTGDTWVMTTEGPRQVSDLIGRSFDAVIDGRIYKTTNEGFFKTGHKHIVVLETVEGYYIRLTDDHKVLKVVDDSLNEIKTEWVSAKDLKPGDNILLNNHRNLIGWSGELNEQDGYLLGLLVGDGVLKKDTAIISVWKAGKAVGGDVDDCGINSVMQYALDCAMNLPHRRDFAGWIEIKGRNEYRLKLASLRDLAFKMGMRNGFKTVTPQLEKMSSNAYIGFIRGLFDCDASVQGSPEKGASIRLSQSNLALLKAVQRMLLRLGIASKIYTNRRKYSIKLMPDGKGGLKEYKIKPQHELCISGDNMVIYAKRIGFKDDKKMDKLKVVLSSYKNGARKERFVARVSDIREDGFEDVYDVQVPGINAFDANGIIIHNCGEQPLLPYESCNLGSINLKNMLKEKDGKYEVDYDKLRDTVHDAVHFLDNVIDANKYPLPQIDEMTKGTRKIGLGVMGFADMLLMLNIPYNSEEAVEFADKLMKFIDEESKAASMELAEKRGVFKYYDKSIYKEKNMRLRNATTTTIAPTGTISIIAGTSSGIEPLFAIAMTRNVMDNTQLVEVNPIFKEVALKRGFYSEELMRKIAQQGTLKGIDGIPDDVKRVFVTAHDIDPVWHIRMQAAFQKHVDNAVSKTVNFRHDATVDDVREVYELAYKLGLKGVTIYRDGSRDSQVLNLGIKKAEKESVKEDKKESRNQIVPRPRPSVTKGITEKVRIGCGNLYITVNYDDEGICEVFTNLGRAGGCPSQSEATSRLISIALRSGLDAKSIVEQLKGIRCHSTLRQMANNKEIKVLSCPDAIAKVIEKVMKLKVEEDESFAPIDVPINGSSHKNDDAVLQAAYTYDTQEERFCPECGSEIEHEGGCVVCKNCGYSKCG from the coding sequence ATGAATTTGACTGAAAACTCTAAGAAGGTTCTTGAGAGAAGGTATCTGGCAAAAGATGAGAATGGACGTGTCATTGAGACTGTTGAGGAGCTTTTTGAGAGAGTAGCGAAGGCGATTTCAGATGTAGACAAAGAGTACGATATAAACGCAGACACAGAAGCAGTCAAAAAAAGGTTTTATGAGATGATGACGAGCTTTGACTTTTTGCCTAATTCTCCTACGCTTATGAATGCAGGAAGGCCATTAGGGCAACTTTCAGCGTGTTTTGTGCTTCCCGTGGGGGATTCCATGGAAGAGATATTTGACGCAGTGAAGTATGCAGCCATAATTCACAAAAGTGGTGGTGGCACAGGGTTTAGCTTTTCAAGACTTAGGCCGAAGGGAGCTACAGTGAGATCGACAGGTGGTGTGGCGTCTGGCCCTGTAAGCTTTATGAAGGTGTTTAATTCTGCTACTGAAGCGGTAAAACAGGGTGGCACACGCCGTGGGGCAAATATGGGTATATTGCGGATAGATCATCCAGATATCCTTGAGTTCATTCAATGTAAACAAGACAACAATGAAATCACCAATTTTAACATAAGCGTTGGGATAACAGAAGATTTTATGGAAGCAGTTGAAAAGGGACAGGATTATGACTTAATAGATCCGCATACCAATAAAGTCGTGAAAAGTCTAAATGCCAGGGAAGTATTTAAGCTTATCGTGGAAATGGCTTGGAAAAACGGAGAACCCGGAATCGTATTTTTGGATCGCATAAACGAAAAGAATCCGACGCCTCTTGTAGGCGAAATTGAATCAACTAACCCATGTGTCACAGGGGATACGTGGGTGATGACTACAGAAGGGCCAAGACAGGTTAGCGATTTAATTGGAAGATCTTTTGATGCTGTGATAGACGGTAGGATTTATAAAACGACAAATGAGGGATTCTTTAAAACAGGGCATAAGCACATCGTCGTGCTTGAAACTGTTGAAGGGTATTATATCAGATTGACTGATGACCATAAAGTCTTAAAAGTTGTAGATGACAGTTTAAATGAGATTAAGACCGAATGGGTCTCTGCAAAAGATTTAAAACCTGGAGATAATATTCTTCTTAACAATCACAGGAATTTAATAGGATGGTCAGGTGAATTGAATGAACAAGATGGATATTTGTTAGGACTATTGGTGGGGGATGGAGTCCTAAAGAAAGACACTGCTATTATTTCTGTCTGGAAAGCAGGAAAAGCTGTAGGAGGAGATGTTGATGATTGTGGTATAAATAGTGTCATGCAATATGCTTTGGATTGTGCAATGAATTTGCCACATCGCAGAGATTTTGCAGGATGGATAGAAATAAAAGGTAGAAATGAGTACAGGTTAAAGTTGGCATCATTAAGAGATTTGGCATTTAAAATGGGGATGCGCAATGGATTTAAAACGGTAACTCCCCAGTTGGAAAAAATGTCGTCGAATGCTTACATAGGCTTTATTAGAGGGCTTTTTGATTGTGATGCTTCTGTGCAAGGTAGTCCTGAAAAAGGAGCGAGCATAAGACTTTCGCAAAGCAATTTAGCACTTTTAAAAGCGGTTCAAAGAATGCTGTTGCGGTTGGGCATTGCAAGCAAAATATATACAAACAGAAGAAAATATAGTATAAAGCTAATGCCTGATGGCAAAGGTGGTCTAAAGGAATATAAAATAAAGCCACAACATGAGTTGTGTATTAGCGGCGATAATATGGTAATATATGCAAAGCGTATAGGGTTTAAAGATGACAAAAAAATGGACAAGTTGAAAGTTGTTTTATCATCGTATAAAAATGGTGCTCGAAAGGAACGCTTTGTGGCAAGAGTTTCGGATATTAGAGAAGATGGATTTGAAGATGTTTATGATGTACAAGTGCCTGGAATCAATGCATTTGATGCAAATGGAATAATTATACATAATTGTGGTGAGCAACCACTTTTGCCATATGAATCCTGCAATTTAGGCTCTATAAACCTAAAAAATATGCTTAAGGAGAAAGATGGAAAGTACGAAGTAGATTACGATAAATTGAGAGACACTGTTCATGATGCTGTGCATTTTCTTGACAATGTGATCGATGCGAATAAATATCCACTGCCACAGATAGACGAAATGACGAAAGGCACAAGGAAAATAGGCTTAGGAGTTATGGGCTTTGCTGACATGCTTCTTATGCTGAATATACCTTACAATTCTGAAGAAGCTGTGGAATTTGCCGATAAATTGATGAAATTCATCGATGAAGAATCTAAAGCGGCATCGATGGAACTTGCAGAAAAGAGAGGCGTTTTTAAATACTACGATAAAAGCATATACAAAGAAAAAAACATGAGATTGAGAAATGCAACGACTACAACTATAGCACCAACCGGTACAATATCCATTATCGCAGGAACGTCAAGTGGAATTGAGCCGCTTTTTGCAATAGCCATGACAAGAAATGTGATGGATAATACCCAGCTTGTGGAAGTCAACCCTATATTTAAGGAAGTAGCTTTGAAAAGAGGATTTTATTCAGAAGAATTGATGAGGAAGATAGCGCAACAAGGCACTTTAAAAGGCATTGATGGCATACCGGATGATGTTAAAAGAGTTTTTGTAACAGCTCACGACATAGATCCTGTATGGCATATAAGGATGCAAGCGGCTTTTCAAAAGCACGTTGACAATGCGGTTTCAAAGACGGTGAACTTCAGACATGATGCGACGGTAGACGACGTAAGAGAAGTTTACGAGCTGGCTTATAAATTAGGGCTTAAAGGCGTTACCATCTATCGCGATGGAAGCCGTGATTCACAAGTGCTGAATTTGGGGATAAAGAAAGCTGAAAAAGAAAGTGTGAAAGAAGACAAGAAAGAAAGTCGCAATCAAATCGTCCCAAGGCCAAGGCCTTCTGTGACGAAAGGCATAACTGAAAAAGTGAGAATAGGTTGCGGCAACTTGTACATTACCGTCAATTACGATGACGAAGGTATTTGCGAGGTGTTCACTAACTTAGGACGAGCCGGAGGCTGCCCATCTCAGTCAGAGGCTACCAGTAGACTTATATCCATAGCTTTAAGATCAGGTCTTGATGCAAAGTCAATAGTAGAACAGCTAAAAGGTATAAGGTGCCATTCTACATTAAGGCAAATGGCAAACAATAAGGAAATTAAAGTTCTTTCGTGTCCAGATGCCATTGCTAAAGTCATTGAGAAAGTCATGAAATTAAAAGTTGAAGAAGATGAAAGCTTCGCACCAATTGACGTGCCTATAAATGGAAGCAGCCATAAAAACGATGATGCGGTTTTACAGGCGGCATATACTTATGACACACAAGAAGAACGCTTTTGTCCAGAATGTGGCAGTGAAATAGAACATGAAGGCGGATGTGTTGTGTGCAAAAACTGTGGCTACTCAAAATGCGGTTAA
- a CDS encoding thioredoxin family protein, producing the protein MDIKKLFDSGISFNEFIKSEDNKNPEIFKNRFETVTIDESIKNIKNSSRVSSVLAFAESWCPDCQVSVPIMAKICDILEIDFHILKRKGHEEEMMALCKEKEARIPTFVFLNHDFNVLDIWIERPKAIKELVAKGDNSFRSGYVNGAYDKEIIDELLEKISRS; encoded by the coding sequence ATGGATATTAAGAAATTGTTTGATAGCGGTATAAGTTTTAATGAATTTATTAAAAGCGAAGACAACAAGAACCCAGAAATCTTCAAAAATAGATTTGAAACTGTAACTATAGATGAAAGCATAAAGAATATTAAAAATAGCAGCAGGGTTTCAAGTGTTTTGGCTTTCGCTGAAAGCTGGTGTCCTGACTGTCAAGTAAGTGTGCCTATAATGGCTAAGATATGTGATATATTGGAAATCGACTTTCACATACTAAAAAGAAAAGGGCACGAAGAAGAAATGATGGCGTTATGCAAAGAGAAAGAAGCAAGGATACCTACATTCGTATTTCTCAACCATGATTTTAATGTATTGGACATTTGGATAGAGAGGCCTAAAGCGATAAAGGAACTTGTGGCAAAAGGCGACAATAGCTTTAGAAGTGGTTATGTAAATGGAGCATACGACAAAGAGATTATAGATGAGCTTTTAGAAAAAATATCCCGTTCATGA